The following proteins are encoded in a genomic region of Aliiroseovarius sp. F47248L:
- a CDS encoding 1-acyl-sn-glycerol-3-phosphate acyltransferase codes for MTRSIELPLWLLILILAFATVTFASHFLFPSVRWFFRKRLERAVERLNEKLERPIEPFKLARRYDMVQRLSYDPEVAKAIAEHARSAGVPEQVAFETAQRYAREIVPRFSATAYFGFGIGVAKLLSRAFYRVRLGAFDEARLKEIDPDSTIVFVMNHRSNMDYVLVTWLAAERSHLSYAVGEWARVWPLRMLIRSMGAYFIRRKSRNALYRKVLSRYVRLATDGGVTQAMFPEGGLSLNGTVGEPKLGLLSYLVQDFDPEVNRNVVFVPVAMNYDRVLEDRVLVRADIKGNRRFGLRFKYVARHVGRHLWQRLTGKFHRFGYASVSFGTPLSLNEYLDRHGTEDALEDLGHELMSRIRDVVPVLPVPVVAAIMLGQESLSRGEVESRFTALVSDMEAKGAHVHLPRGDMGYATEVGIRLLTQRKLIIEDGDGPTARYRVNNPDRLILSYYANSIAHLSDAITTVQISDLSPSEVADAAILPD; via the coding sequence ATGACGCGTTCGATAGAATTGCCGCTGTGGCTTCTTATTCTGATTCTGGCTTTTGCCACGGTGACGTTCGCGTCCCATTTCCTGTTTCCGTCTGTTCGCTGGTTCTTTCGCAAGCGGCTTGAACGCGCGGTGGAGCGGCTGAATGAAAAACTCGAACGTCCGATCGAGCCGTTCAAACTGGCACGTCGCTATGACATGGTGCAACGCCTTTCCTATGATCCTGAGGTGGCAAAGGCGATTGCTGAGCATGCCCGCAGTGCAGGCGTACCCGAACAGGTCGCATTTGAAACCGCGCAACGGTATGCCCGCGAGATCGTGCCCCGGTTTTCGGCAACGGCGTATTTCGGATTTGGGATCGGTGTGGCCAAGCTGCTGAGCCGGGCATTCTATCGGGTCAGGCTGGGTGCCTTCGACGAGGCGCGTCTAAAAGAGATCGACCCGGATTCAACAATCGTCTTTGTGATGAACCACCGGTCGAACATGGATTACGTGCTGGTCACTTGGCTGGCCGCCGAGCGGTCGCATCTGTCTTATGCCGTGGGGGAATGGGCGCGGGTCTGGCCTTTGCGTATGTTGATCCGGTCGATGGGCGCGTATTTCATCCGCCGCAAAAGCCGTAATGCGTTGTATCGCAAGGTGCTGTCGCGATACGTGCGGCTGGCAACAGATGGCGGGGTGACGCAAGCGATGTTTCCGGAAGGCGGGTTAAGTCTGAACGGGACAGTCGGCGAGCCGAAGCTGGGACTGTTAAGCTATCTTGTGCAAGACTTTGATCCGGAAGTGAACCGCAACGTGGTCTTTGTTCCCGTCGCTATGAACTATGATCGGGTGCTGGAAGATCGTGTGCTTGTGAGGGCCGATATCAAGGGCAACCGGCGGTTCGGGCTGCGTTTCAAATATGTTGCCCGGCATGTCGGCCGACATCTGTGGCAACGTCTGACAGGAAAATTCCATCGGTTTGGATACGCCAGCGTGTCGTTTGGCACACCTTTGTCATTGAACGAATATCTTGATCGTCACGGGACCGAGGACGCGCTGGAAGACTTGGGTCACGAACTGATGTCTCGTATCCGCGATGTGGTTCCTGTTCTGCCTGTGCCCGTTGTGGCCGCAATCATGTTGGGACAAGAATCATTGTCCCGTGGCGAAGTGGAATCCCGATTTACGGCTCTGGTCTCGGATATGGAAGCAAAGGGTGCCCATGTGCATTTACCGCGGGGTGACATGGGCTATGCGACCGAAGTTGGCATTCGACTGCTGACACAGCGCAAACTGATCATTGAAGACGGCGACGGGCCAACTGCGCGGTATCGTGTGAATAATCCGGATCGATTGATTCTTTCTTATTACGCCAATTCCATCGCGCATTTGTCTGATGCCATCACGACGGTTCAGATTTCGGATTTAAGCCCCTCCGAGGTGGCAGACGCCGCTATTCTGCCGGATTAA
- a CDS encoding protein meaA, producing MSSQNSIRPWLFRTYAGHSTAKASNALYRTNLSKGQTGLSVAFDLPTQTGYDSDHKLSRGEVGKVGVPLSHLGDMRALFRDIPLEQMNTSMTINATAPWLLSLYIAAAEKQGADVSNLQGTVQNDIIKEYLSRGTYVCPPEPSLRMITDVAAYTREHLPKWNPMNVCSYHLQEAGATPEEELAFALATAIAVLDDLKNKVPADAFPAMVGRISFFVNAGIRFVTEMCKMRAFVELWDEITRERYGVEDPKFRRFRYGVQVNSLGLTEQQPENNVYRILIEMLAVTLSKNARARAVQLPAWNEALGLPRPWDQQWSLRMQQILAYETDLLEFDDLFDENPAVERKVAELKDGARAELAQIDGMGGAVAAIEYMKSRLVESNARRINKIEAGETTVVGVNRWTEAAESPLTAGDGAIMIADKQAEADQIARLEQWRADRDADAVKQALENLRAAAKSGDNIMPPSIAAAKAGVTTGEWGEVMRQTFGQYRAPTGVSKNPSNRTEGLDEIRARVDAVSDALGRRLTFLVGKPGLDGHSNGAEQIAARARDCGMDITYEGIRLTPEELVASALDTKAHVVGLSILSGSHIPLLEELIERMRDAGLSHIPMVAGGIIPDEDAERLRAMGVAKVYTPKDFELNTIMEDIVTLVAPKSVAAE from the coding sequence ATGTCCAGCCAAAATTCGATCCGCCCCTGGCTCTTCCGCACCTATGCCGGTCATTCGACTGCCAAAGCCTCGAATGCGCTTTATCGGACTAATTTATCAAAAGGTCAGACGGGATTGTCGGTCGCGTTCGATCTGCCAACGCAGACAGGATATGACAGCGATCATAAGCTGTCGCGCGGTGAAGTGGGCAAGGTGGGTGTGCCGCTGAGCCACCTTGGTGACATGCGGGCGTTGTTTCGGGACATTCCGCTTGAGCAGATGAACACCTCGATGACGATCAACGCCACGGCGCCGTGGCTGTTGTCTCTCTACATCGCTGCCGCCGAGAAACAAGGCGCGGATGTTTCGAATCTGCAAGGCACAGTTCAAAACGATATCATCAAGGAATACCTGTCGCGCGGCACTTATGTCTGCCCGCCAGAGCCTTCGTTGCGCATGATCACAGACGTTGCGGCCTATACGCGCGAGCATCTACCCAAGTGGAACCCGATGAACGTGTGTTCCTATCACTTGCAAGAAGCTGGCGCGACGCCCGAGGAAGAATTGGCCTTTGCGCTGGCCACTGCGATTGCGGTGCTGGACGATCTGAAGAACAAAGTACCAGCGGACGCTTTCCCCGCCATGGTTGGCCGCATTTCGTTTTTTGTGAACGCCGGCATCCGTTTCGTGACCGAGATGTGCAAGATGCGCGCCTTTGTCGAGCTGTGGGACGAAATCACCCGCGAACGGTATGGCGTCGAAGATCCGAAATTCCGCCGCTTCCGATATGGTGTGCAGGTGAACAGCCTTGGCCTGACCGAACAGCAGCCGGAAAACAACGTCTATCGCATCCTGATTGAGATGCTGGCCGTCACCCTGTCAAAGAACGCCCGTGCACGCGCCGTGCAACTGCCTGCATGGAACGAAGCGCTTGGCCTGCCGCGCCCGTGGGATCAGCAGTGGTCTTTGCGCATGCAGCAAATCCTAGCTTATGAAACCGACCTTCTGGAATTCGACGACCTGTTTGACGAAAACCCTGCCGTAGAGCGCAAAGTGGCCGAACTGAAAGACGGCGCACGCGCTGAGCTGGCCCAGATTGATGGAATGGGCGGCGCGGTGGCAGCCATTGAATACATGAAGTCGCGATTGGTGGAATCAAATGCCCGCCGCATCAACAAGATCGAAGCGGGTGAAACCACCGTGGTCGGCGTGAACCGCTGGACGGAAGCCGCCGAAAGCCCGCTGACCGCCGGGGACGGAGCCATCATGATTGCCGACAAACAGGCCGAAGCCGACCAGATTGCGCGGCTGGAACAATGGCGGGCAGATCGTGATGCGGACGCCGTGAAACAGGCTCTGGAAAACCTGCGCGCCGCAGCGAAATCCGGTGACAACATCATGCCGCCCTCAATCGCTGCCGCCAAAGCGGGTGTGACAACGGGCGAATGGGGCGAGGTCATGCGCCAGACCTTTGGCCAGTATCGCGCGCCCACAGGCGTGTCGAAAAACCCGTCCAACCGCACCGAAGGGCTGGACGAGATCCGCGCCCGTGTCGATGCTGTGTCCGACGCGCTTGGCCGTCGCCTGACCTTTCTGGTGGGCAAGCCCGGTCTGGACGGCCATTCCAACGGGGCTGAACAAATCGCCGCCCGCGCGCGCGATTGCGGCATGGACATCACCTATGAAGGCATCCGCCTGACGCCGGAAGAACTGGTGGCGTCCGCGCTGGACACGAAGGCGCATGTGGTCGGCTTGTCGATCCTGTCGGGCAGCCACATCCCGCTGCTTGAGGAACTGATCGAGCGGATGCGCGACGCTGGACTGAGCCATATCCCCATGGTCGCGGGCGGGATCATTCCGGACGAGGACGCCGAACGCCTGCGCGCGATGGGGGTTGCCAAGGTCTATACGCCGAAAGATTTCGAGCTGAACACCATCATGGAAGACATCGTCACCTTGGTTGCGCCAAAGTCTGTTGCGGCTGAATAA